One Solanum pennellii chromosome 10, SPENNV200 genomic region harbors:
- the LOC107032621 gene encoding putative late blight resistance protein homolog R1B-14, giving the protein MAHAAVVSLQQKLQEMLKGDDSRYPRLCEAVSSWHAFLEDSLSVRNAPEAVEHLEKWVKDLATQLLDGIHLYELEKRSPDFSPVGSKVFQEVVVTAGSDSIKAYVMKVMNAQNDNDALPTQDTVESDSKCIPHLQATMLDLDNDLMTIKSRLIGPPSKLTVVSIVGMGGIGKTTLARKVYDDIYMEHHFYIRAWITVSQMHQHREMLLGILRCFSLVNDNTYLKNTEQLAEQVYRSLKGRRYLIVMDDVWDTNAWDVVKRSFPDEKNGSRVILTSRLANVGIYASSGSPPHYMQCLSVDQSLKLFNLKVFGRETCPLELEKATKQIVEKCQGLPLAIVVVAGFCSKISKTEDCWEDVAHKIGLVVSRETEECMDLLALSYKHLPLHLKTCFLYMGAFPKDFEITVSKLMKLWIAAEFVKRTPEKDFEEVAHGYLRDLIDRSLIMVKKLTSSGEVKTCKVHDLLHDLIIREAWKERLIYFTKSNVILSPPVASFEHRIIFNFHRAPSTHLKHVYDKPLLPCASSFLCFGRDGTPRCCSQVDSFVTFTNFKWLTVLDICFQPFDHLPCEIWKLSTLRYLALASFSVLPPSVCNLRYLQTLIRYSHQASICLPAEIWEIKNLRHLYFRKCCYFPIVQSIQKDSLGSSRHSNLALTKLRTISYITFGSIKRRVLKRMHKLKKLGIRESEEECLTAEQMSGNLKKLVLLEHLETFKGFFIKPWIPKQCDVFPPTLKKLTLRGCQLPWDQMTILCKLPKLEVLKLKHYAFQGSEWESTDERFQQLKFLLLDGTDLIHWKASSIQFPKLENLVLKNCGCLYEIPDDVAEIPTLLFIELYHCSSSADDSANRIREEQISMGNDDLVVRIHKFPNCECYIRSSNSLVH; this is encoded by the coding sequence ATGGCTCACGCTGCTGTCGTGTCTCTTCAACAAAAACTGCAGGAAATGCTGAAAGGTGACGATTCGCGTTACCCTAGACTATGTGAAGCTGTCAGTTCCTGGCATGCTTTTTTGGAGGACTCTCTGTCGGTTAGAAATGCTCCAGAAGCAGTGGAACATTTGGAGAAGTGGGTTAAAGATTTGGCAACTCAACTTCTAGATGGTATCCACTTATATGAATTGGAAAAAAGATCACCTGATTTCAGTCCAGTAGGTTCGAAAGTGTTCCAGGAAGTGGTAGTGACTGCAGGTTCCGATAGCATAAAGGCATATGTGATGAAGGTTATGAATGCTCAAAATGATAATGATGCTCTACCAACACAGGATACCGTGGAGAGTGATTCAAAATGCATTCCGCATCTCCAAGCTACTATGTTAGACCTTGATAATGACTTAATGACTATCAAATCTCGGCTTATAGGACCTCCTTCAAAGCTAACTGTCGTCTCAATTGTTGGCATGGGAGGAATTGGCAAAACGACTCTTGCTAGAAAAGTTTATGATGATATTTACATGGAGCATCACTTCTACATTCGTGCTTGGATTACTGTATCTCAAATGCATCAACATAGAGAAATGTTGTTGGGCATTTTGCGGTGTTTTTCACTGGTTAATGACAACACTTACCTAAAAAATACTGAGCAATTGGCAGAACAAGTATACAGAAGTTTGAAAGGAAGGAGATATCTCATTGTAATGGATGATGTGTGGGACACCAATGCATGGGATGTTGTGAAAAGATCTTTTCCAGATGAGAAAAATGGAAGCCGTGTCATACTTACTAGTCGACTTGCAAATGTTGGTATCTATGCTAGCTCAGGCAGCCCTCCTCATTACATGCAGTGCCTTAGTGTGGACCAGAGCTTGAAGTTGTTCAACTTAAAGGTGTTTGGAAGGGAGACTTGCCCCCTTGAACTGGAGAAAGCTACAAAGCAAATAGTCGAGAAATGTCAAGGACTACCACTAGCAATAGTTGTGGTGGCTGGATTTTGTTCAAAGATTAGCAAGACGGAAGACTGTTGGGAAGACGTAGCACATAAAATTGGTCTGGTTGTGAGTAGGGAAACAGAAGAATGCATGGACTTACTTGCGTTGAGTTATAAACATTTGCCGCTTCACTTGAAGACATGCTTCCTGTATATGGGAGCTTTTCCAAAAGACTTTGAGATAACTGTTTCAAAACTAATGAAGCTATGGATTGCTGCGGAATTCGTAAAACGCACACCTGAAAAGGACTTCGAAGAAGTTGCCCACGGGTACCTAAGAGATCTTATAGATAGAAGTCTGATTATGGTTAAGAAATTGACCTCAAGTGGCGAAGTAAAAACATGCAAGGTTCATGATCTGTTGCATGATCTAATCATACGAGAAGCATGGAAGGAGAGATTAATCTACTTTACCAAATCAAATGTCATTCTTTCTCCACCAGTGGCATCTTTTGAGCATCGaatcattttcaattttcacaGAGCCCCATCAACACATTTAAAGCATGTTTATGATAAACCTTTACTTCCTTGTGCAAGTTCCTTTCTTTGTTTTGGACGAGATGGAACTCCTAGATGCTGTTCTCAGGTTGATTCGTTTGTCACCTTTACTAACTTCAAATGGTTAACTGTATTGGATATATGTTTTCAGCCATTTGACCATTTACCTTGTGAAATATGGAAATTATCTACACTGAGGTATCTTGCCCTCGCCAGTTTTAGTGTTCTCCCACCATCAGTGTGCAATCTTAGGTATCTTCAGACACTAATTCGATACAGTCACCAGGCTAGTATTTGTTTGCCGGCAGAGATATGGGAGATCAAAAACTTAAGGCATCTTTATTTCAGGAAATGCTGCTACTTTCCTATTGTTCAATCTATACAAAAAGATTCTCTGGGAAGTTCTAGGCACTCTAATCTTGCATTAACCAAGCTACGAACCATCTCTTACATTACCTTTGGTAGTATAAAAAGACGCGTCCTCAAACGCATGCACAAGTTGAAGAAGTTAGGAATTCGTGAAAGTGAAGAAGAGTGCTTGACAGCTGAGCAAATGTCTGGAAACCTCAAGAAACTGGTTCTGTTGGAGCACCTTGAAACATTCAAGGGTTTCTTTATCAAACCATGGATACCTAAACAATGTGATGTTTTCCCACCAACCCTCAAGAAATTGACGTTGCGGGGGTGCCAACTTCCATGGGACCAAATGACGATACTGTGCAAGTTACCCAAACTCGAGGTGCTCAAGCTCAAGCATTATGCTTTCCAAGGATCAGAATGGGAATCAACTGACGAACGTTTTCAACAGCTAAAATTCCTACTGTTAGATGGGACTGATCTTATCCACTGGAAAGCCAGTTCTATTCAATTCCCTAAGCTTGAGAATCTTGTTCTGAAGAACTGTGGTTGCCTGTATGAGATTCCTGATGATGTAGCGGAAATACCTACACTGCTGTTCATTGAATTGTATCACTGTAGCTCTTCAGCTGACGACTCTGCAAATAGGATTCGAGAAGAACAAATTAGCATGGGAAATGATGATCTTGTGGTGCGGATCCACAAATTCCCAAACTGTGAGTGTTATATTCGTTCATCAAATTCTCTGGTGCATTGA
- the LOC107002325 gene encoding putative late blight resistance protein homolog R1B-14 isoform X2, producing the protein MADAVVEFLLLNLKQLLLYHVDLLSGVKDEVESLHRELSLMKAFLKDSREKRSEYEYVRELVSQITVVAYEAEDIIDTFVTNAAMQKARSTVRRAFHVFDHSSKLRNVAKEIESIKVKVKEIYDKKMFGIQSLHGGESSHRSPPQKRVPMVEEENVVGFDDEARKISSRLTNGSEELEIISIVGMGGLGKTTLAKKVYTDPSIEFHFYNRAWIYVSQQYSRKEVFLGILDSLSLITDEMYKMNDEKLAGELFSHLRSKRYLVVIDDVWTMEAWDDLQMAFPKTASGSRILLTTRNTEVALHANPEGLPHHLRFLTHEESWELLSKKVFRKGICPLELEDIGLQIAKKCYGLPLAIVVVSGLLLKKEKTRDWWKKIANDVSSYVARDPKQCMDVLALSYKHLPDHLKVCFIYFGVFPEDFEIPVWKLLRLWTSEGFVQKMGQECLEDTAEEYLEDLVDRNLVLVAKKRASGRIKTCRIHDMLRDLSVKMGSEEKFLEVFKESAQNHSLSPISKYHRRLCVHSHFLDFITSRPFGPNVRSFLCFASEEMELLREHTSFLHEAFRLVRVLDLKYINFPRFPTEIVQLVHLRYIALSGNFRVLPASISKLWNLETLIVGTKSRELDIQVDIWKMSQFKHLYTSGLSCLRGPPAKTRKDNADPFVRRNIQTISTVLPDCCKENILARTPGLRKLGIRGKLATLVATNGDSSLFDNLAKLDNLETLKLLNDTFPLPPSQCQIPGLPQSYKFPPNLKKLTLSDTFLDWSHISTLGMLPNLEVLKLKDYAFKGTQWEPLDGGFRLLRVLHIGRTNLEHWNASGHHFPRLQQVFLKHCSSLNEIPFGLVEVSSLQNMELFWPTPAAAASARIIQQEKQEGDIKDNVFKLVIYPPDI; encoded by the coding sequence ATGGCTGATGCGGTTGTCGAATTTCTCTTGTTAAATTTGAAACAACTACTCCTTTATCATGTGGATTTGCTTTCAGGAGTTAAGGATGAAGTTGAGTCTCTTCACAGAGAGCTTAGTTTGATGAAAGCTTTTCTTAAGGACTCTCGGGAGAAGCGGAGTGAGTATGAATATGTGAGAGAGTTGGTAAGCCAAATCACTGTTGTGGCTTATGAGGCAGAGGATATAATTGACACGTTCGTGACTAATGCAGCAATGCAAAAGGCTAGGAGCACTGTCAGGCGAGCCTTTCACGTATTTGATCACTCGTCAAAGCTTCGAAATGTTGCAAAGGAAATTGAATCGATCAAGGTGAAGGTGAAGGAAATTTATGACAAGAAGATGTTTGGGATTCAAAGCTTACATGGTGGAGAGTCTTCTCATAGAAGTCCACCACAAAAGAGAGTTCCGATGGTGGAAGAAGAAAATGTGGTGGGCTTTGATGACGAGGCTAGGAAAATAAGTAGTCGACTTACCAATGGGTCAGAGGAGTTAGAGATCATCTCGATTGTCGGGATGGGTGGCCTGGGAAAGACAACTTTAGCTAAAAAGGTTTATACTGATCCTTCCATTGAATTCCACTTCTATAACCGTGCATGGATTTATGTGTCTCAGCAGTATAGTCGAAAGGAGGTCTTTCTTGGAATTTTAGATTCTTTAAGTCTCATCACAGatgaaatgtataaaatgaatgATGAAAAATTGGCCGGAGAACTGTTTAGTCATTTGAGAAGCAAGAGATACCTTGTTGTCATTGATGATGTTTGGACAATGGAGGCTTGGGATGACCTCCAAATGGCTTTCCCAAAGACAGCTAGCGGGAGCAGAATATTATTAACAACTCGAAACACAGAGGTCGCATTGCATGCTAACCCTGAAGGTCTCCCTCACCATTTACGATTTCTGACTCATGAAGAAAGTTGGGAGCTCCTCTCAAAGAAGGTTTTCCGCAAAGGAATCTGCCCCTTAGAGTTAGAAGATATTGGACTACAAATTGCCAAAAAATGCTATGGGCTACCGCTTGCAATTGTTGTAGTCTCAGGTCTTCtcttaaagaaagaaaaaacacgTGACTGGTGGAAGAAAATTGCTAATGATGTTAGTTCATATGTTGCTAGGGATCCAAAGCAATGCATGGATGTTCTAGCACTGAGTTATAAGCATTTACCTGATCACTTGAAAGTGTGCTTCATCTATTTCGGGGTCTTCCCTGAAGACTTTGAAATTCCTGTGTGGAAATTACTCAGATTGTGGACTAGTGAAGGATTCGTACAGAAAATGGGGCAAGAATGCTTGGAGGATACAGCAGAAGAATATCTTGAGGATCTTGTTGACAGAAATCTAGTTTTAGTCGCGAAGAAGAGGGCCAGTGGGCGAATTAAGACTTGTCGCATTCATGATATGTTGCGAGATTTGAGTGTAAAAATGGGTTCTGAGGAGAAATTCCTGGAGGTGTTCAAAGAATCTGCTCAGAATCATTCTTTGAGCCCGATTTCCAAATATCATCGTCGTCTTTGCGTGCATTCACATTTTCTGGACTTCATAACCTCAAGGCCTTTTGGTCCAAATGTCCGTTCTTTCTTGTGTTTTGCCTCGGAAGAAATGGAATTGCTTCGTGAACATACATCTTTCCTCCATGAAGCATTTAGATTGGTACGGGTGTTGGACTTAAAGTATATCAATTTTCCAAGGTTTCCAACTGAGATAGTGCAGCTAGTTCATTTGAGGTATATAGCTCTTTCAGGAAATTTCAGGGTGCTTCCTGCATCAATCTCCAAACTTTGGAACCTTGAGACACTAATTGTCGGGACAAAGTCACGTGAGCTTGACATTCAAGTGGATATATGGAAAATGTCCCAATTCAAGCACTTGTACACAAGTGGGTTGAGCTGTTTACGTGGTCCTCCAGCCAAAACACGGAAGGATAATGCGGATCCATTTGTAAGAAGAAACATCCAGACCATTTCCACCGTTTTGCCTGATTGttgtaaagaaaatatattggcACGAACTCCTGGTCTAAGGAAGTTAGGAATTCGTGGGAAGTTAGCTACACTTGTGGCTACAAATGGAGACTCAAGCTTGTTTGATAATCTTGCCAAATTGGACAACCTGGAGACTCTGAAGCTGCTTAATGACACATTTCCTCTCCCCCCATCCCAATGTCAAATACCCGGTCTTCCCCAATCGTACAAGTTCCCGCCAAACCTGAAGAAGCTGACTTTATCAGACACCTTCCTTGATTGGAGCCATATATCTACACTAGGTATGCTGCCAAATCTTGAAGTGCTGAAACTCAAAGACTATGCTTTTAAGGGAACACAGTGGGAACCGCTTGATGGAGGCTTCCGTCTGCTTCGGGTCTTGCATATTGGAAGGACGAATTTGGAACACTGGAATGCTTCAGGCCATCACTTCCCTAGACTGCAACAAGTTTTCCTTAAACACTGCTCAAGCCTTAATGAAATCCCATTTGGTTTAGTGGAGGTTTCTTCCCTCCAGAATATGGAGCTCTTTTGGCCCACTCCCGCTGCTGCAGCATCTGCCAGGATTATTCAGCAGGAGAAACAAGAAGGAGATATCAAGGACAATGTGTTCAAGCTTGTCATCTATCCTCCAGATATTTAG
- the LOC107002325 gene encoding putative late blight resistance protein homolog R1B-14 isoform X1: MIRFLQGECTLLREMADAVVEFLLLNLKQLLLYHVDLLSGVKDEVESLHRELSLMKAFLKDSREKRSEYEYVRELVSQITVVAYEAEDIIDTFVTNAAMQKARSTVRRAFHVFDHSSKLRNVAKEIESIKVKVKEIYDKKMFGIQSLHGGESSHRSPPQKRVPMVEEENVVGFDDEARKISSRLTNGSEELEIISIVGMGGLGKTTLAKKVYTDPSIEFHFYNRAWIYVSQQYSRKEVFLGILDSLSLITDEMYKMNDEKLAGELFSHLRSKRYLVVIDDVWTMEAWDDLQMAFPKTASGSRILLTTRNTEVALHANPEGLPHHLRFLTHEESWELLSKKVFRKGICPLELEDIGLQIAKKCYGLPLAIVVVSGLLLKKEKTRDWWKKIANDVSSYVARDPKQCMDVLALSYKHLPDHLKVCFIYFGVFPEDFEIPVWKLLRLWTSEGFVQKMGQECLEDTAEEYLEDLVDRNLVLVAKKRASGRIKTCRIHDMLRDLSVKMGSEEKFLEVFKESAQNHSLSPISKYHRRLCVHSHFLDFITSRPFGPNVRSFLCFASEEMELLREHTSFLHEAFRLVRVLDLKYINFPRFPTEIVQLVHLRYIALSGNFRVLPASISKLWNLETLIVGTKSRELDIQVDIWKMSQFKHLYTSGLSCLRGPPAKTRKDNADPFVRRNIQTISTVLPDCCKENILARTPGLRKLGIRGKLATLVATNGDSSLFDNLAKLDNLETLKLLNDTFPLPPSQCQIPGLPQSYKFPPNLKKLTLSDTFLDWSHISTLGMLPNLEVLKLKDYAFKGTQWEPLDGGFRLLRVLHIGRTNLEHWNASGHHFPRLQQVFLKHCSSLNEIPFGLVEVSSLQNMELFWPTPAAAASARIIQQEKQEGDIKDNVFKLVIYPPDI, translated from the exons ATGATAAG ATTTCTTCAGGGAGAGTGCACACTATTGAGAGAGATGGCTGATGCGGTTGTCGAATTTCTCTTGTTAAATTTGAAACAACTACTCCTTTATCATGTGGATTTGCTTTCAGGAGTTAAGGATGAAGTTGAGTCTCTTCACAGAGAGCTTAGTTTGATGAAAGCTTTTCTTAAGGACTCTCGGGAGAAGCGGAGTGAGTATGAATATGTGAGAGAGTTGGTAAGCCAAATCACTGTTGTGGCTTATGAGGCAGAGGATATAATTGACACGTTCGTGACTAATGCAGCAATGCAAAAGGCTAGGAGCACTGTCAGGCGAGCCTTTCACGTATTTGATCACTCGTCAAAGCTTCGAAATGTTGCAAAGGAAATTGAATCGATCAAGGTGAAGGTGAAGGAAATTTATGACAAGAAGATGTTTGGGATTCAAAGCTTACATGGTGGAGAGTCTTCTCATAGAAGTCCACCACAAAAGAGAGTTCCGATGGTGGAAGAAGAAAATGTGGTGGGCTTTGATGACGAGGCTAGGAAAATAAGTAGTCGACTTACCAATGGGTCAGAGGAGTTAGAGATCATCTCGATTGTCGGGATGGGTGGCCTGGGAAAGACAACTTTAGCTAAAAAGGTTTATACTGATCCTTCCATTGAATTCCACTTCTATAACCGTGCATGGATTTATGTGTCTCAGCAGTATAGTCGAAAGGAGGTCTTTCTTGGAATTTTAGATTCTTTAAGTCTCATCACAGatgaaatgtataaaatgaatgATGAAAAATTGGCCGGAGAACTGTTTAGTCATTTGAGAAGCAAGAGATACCTTGTTGTCATTGATGATGTTTGGACAATGGAGGCTTGGGATGACCTCCAAATGGCTTTCCCAAAGACAGCTAGCGGGAGCAGAATATTATTAACAACTCGAAACACAGAGGTCGCATTGCATGCTAACCCTGAAGGTCTCCCTCACCATTTACGATTTCTGACTCATGAAGAAAGTTGGGAGCTCCTCTCAAAGAAGGTTTTCCGCAAAGGAATCTGCCCCTTAGAGTTAGAAGATATTGGACTACAAATTGCCAAAAAATGCTATGGGCTACCGCTTGCAATTGTTGTAGTCTCAGGTCTTCtcttaaagaaagaaaaaacacgTGACTGGTGGAAGAAAATTGCTAATGATGTTAGTTCATATGTTGCTAGGGATCCAAAGCAATGCATGGATGTTCTAGCACTGAGTTATAAGCATTTACCTGATCACTTGAAAGTGTGCTTCATCTATTTCGGGGTCTTCCCTGAAGACTTTGAAATTCCTGTGTGGAAATTACTCAGATTGTGGACTAGTGAAGGATTCGTACAGAAAATGGGGCAAGAATGCTTGGAGGATACAGCAGAAGAATATCTTGAGGATCTTGTTGACAGAAATCTAGTTTTAGTCGCGAAGAAGAGGGCCAGTGGGCGAATTAAGACTTGTCGCATTCATGATATGTTGCGAGATTTGAGTGTAAAAATGGGTTCTGAGGAGAAATTCCTGGAGGTGTTCAAAGAATCTGCTCAGAATCATTCTTTGAGCCCGATTTCCAAATATCATCGTCGTCTTTGCGTGCATTCACATTTTCTGGACTTCATAACCTCAAGGCCTTTTGGTCCAAATGTCCGTTCTTTCTTGTGTTTTGCCTCGGAAGAAATGGAATTGCTTCGTGAACATACATCTTTCCTCCATGAAGCATTTAGATTGGTACGGGTGTTGGACTTAAAGTATATCAATTTTCCAAGGTTTCCAACTGAGATAGTGCAGCTAGTTCATTTGAGGTATATAGCTCTTTCAGGAAATTTCAGGGTGCTTCCTGCATCAATCTCCAAACTTTGGAACCTTGAGACACTAATTGTCGGGACAAAGTCACGTGAGCTTGACATTCAAGTGGATATATGGAAAATGTCCCAATTCAAGCACTTGTACACAAGTGGGTTGAGCTGTTTACGTGGTCCTCCAGCCAAAACACGGAAGGATAATGCGGATCCATTTGTAAGAAGAAACATCCAGACCATTTCCACCGTTTTGCCTGATTGttgtaaagaaaatatattggcACGAACTCCTGGTCTAAGGAAGTTAGGAATTCGTGGGAAGTTAGCTACACTTGTGGCTACAAATGGAGACTCAAGCTTGTTTGATAATCTTGCCAAATTGGACAACCTGGAGACTCTGAAGCTGCTTAATGACACATTTCCTCTCCCCCCATCCCAATGTCAAATACCCGGTCTTCCCCAATCGTACAAGTTCCCGCCAAACCTGAAGAAGCTGACTTTATCAGACACCTTCCTTGATTGGAGCCATATATCTACACTAGGTATGCTGCCAAATCTTGAAGTGCTGAAACTCAAAGACTATGCTTTTAAGGGAACACAGTGGGAACCGCTTGATGGAGGCTTCCGTCTGCTTCGGGTCTTGCATATTGGAAGGACGAATTTGGAACACTGGAATGCTTCAGGCCATCACTTCCCTAGACTGCAACAAGTTTTCCTTAAACACTGCTCAAGCCTTAATGAAATCCCATTTGGTTTAGTGGAGGTTTCTTCCCTCCAGAATATGGAGCTCTTTTGGCCCACTCCCGCTGCTGCAGCATCTGCCAGGATTATTCAGCAGGAGAAACAAGAAGGAGATATCAAGGACAATGTGTTCAAGCTTGTCATCTATCCTCCAGATATTTAG